The region TGAGGTGTTGCCGCGCCGTATGCACCCGGTCCACCGGACCGGACCCGCACGGGAAGCAGGTATCAGGCTGGCGTGCGGCCCCCGTGCCACACGCCCAGGAGGACAGGAGTTCATGGAAGACAACACCCAGACCCCCGCCCAGCAAGGCGGGACTCAGCCCACGACGGGCACCACCCCCAGCACCCCTACCCCCGTGGAGGAGCGCGAGTACCCCGCGATGACCATGGAGGACATCCTCGCCAGTGAGGCGCAGGAGCCCCAGAACGTCAGCCGCGGCGACATCGTCGACGGGACCATCGTGTTCATCGGCCAGGAAGGCATTGCCGTGGATATCGGCGCCAAGGTCGAAGGCATCATTCCCCTGAACCAGCTGGGCGACGAGCCCGTCACGCTGGAGCAGGCCCAGGAAATGTACAAGTCCGGCGAGCAGATCGAGGCGTACGTCGTGCGCGTCGACCTGCCCAACAGCCAGATCGTCCTGTCCAAGAAACGGGCCGATCAGGACAAGGGCTGGCGCGTCCTGGAGAAGATGCAGGAAGCCGAGGAAGCCTTCGAAGTCGAGGTGCTCGAGAAGGTCCGTGGCGGTCTGGTCGCGCAGGTCGAGGGCATCCGCGCCTTCCTGCCCGCGTCGCAGGTGGACACCCGCCGCGTGAACGACCTCGACCCCTACGTGGGCAAGCCCCTGATGGTCAAGCTCATCGAGCTGAACCGCAAGCGCAACCGCGTGATCATCAGCCACCGCGCCATCCTGGAAGCCCAGAAGGCGCAGGCCCGTGAAGCCACGGTCGGCCAGCTGGAAGCCGGCGCGCAGTTCGAAGGCGAAGTCGTCGAAATCACCGACTTCGGCGTGTTCGTGAACCTGGGCGGCATCGACGGCCTTGTTCACCGCAGCGAACTGACCTACGGCCGCTTCAACCACCCCCGCGACGTGGTCAAGGTGGGCGACAAGGTTCAGGTGCAGGTCATGGACGTGGACAACGACCGTGAACGCATCAACCTGAGCATGAAGGCCCTCACCCAGGACCCCTGGGAAGGCGCCACTGACCGCTACAGCATCGGCCAGAAGGTCACCGGCAAGGTCACGAACCTCACCAACTTCGGTGCGTTCGTCGAACTCGAAAGCGGCCTCGAAGGTCTGGTGCACGTCAGCGAGATGAGCTGGACCAAGCGCGTCCGTCACCCCAACGAAGTGATGAAGGAAGGCGACGAGGTCGAAGCCGTCATCCTGCGCATCGATCCGAAGGACCGCCGCATCAGCCTGGGTATTCGTCAGACCACGGACGATCCCTGGAGCGCCCTGCCTGACCGCTACCCGCCCGGCACCCCCGTGAAGGGCAAGATCACCGGCATGACCGACTTCGGCGTGTTCATGGAGATCGAAGAAGGCATCGAGGGCCTGATCCACATCAGCGAACTCGACCTGAACCGCGTCAACAACCCCGCCGACCTGTTCAAGAAGGGCGACGAGATCGAAGCCGTCATCCTGAACATCGACCCCGTCGAGCAGCGCGCCAGCCTCAGCCGTCGCCGCTTCCTCGGTGGCGGCGCGGCCCCCACCCAGCGTGACTACGTCAGCCAAGGTGGCGGCGCCCGCAGCGACCGCTACAGCGGTGGCCAGGGTGGTCAGCGCGGCGGTGGCCGTCGCCGTGAAGGTGGCGCCGACTACGCCTACAACGCCAAGGACGCCCAGCAGGGCGGCAAGATCAGCACCAAGCTCGGCGACGTGTACGCCGACCTGTTCGCCCAGTTCGGCCTGGGCGGCGACAAGAAGACCGAAGAAGAGCAGGGCTAACCCCCCTCTTCAAGGCCCCCCGGTGTCCGCACCGGGGGGTTCTTGTTGGTCTGGATAGATTGGTCCGGACGGAAAGGAGGGGAGGCCACACTATGGGCCTCCCCTTCCCCCACTTTCGACCTGAGTTACAGCGGGTGCCGCGCCGCCGCGAAGGTTCCCTGCGCGCTGAAATCCCCCGGGATCTTCATGTACTCGCCGTCGGCGTTCAGTTCCCACGAGCCACGCGTGTCGGCCCACTCGGTGTCCAGGATGCTCAGGAACGCCTCGCGGTGCCGGTCGTCCAGCACGGGCGCGATCACCTCCACGCGGCGGTCCAGGTTGCGGCTCATCCAGTCGGCACTGCCGAAGTACACCTCGGGGCTGCCGCCGTTCCCGAAGGCGTACACGCGGGCGTGTTCCAGGTAGCGGCCCAGCAGGCTGCGCACCCGCACGTTCTGCGACAGGCCCGGCACGCCCGGGCGCAGGCAGCACACCCCACGGATGATCAGTTCCACCCGCACGCCCGCCTGCGCGGCGCGGCACAGCGCCTCGACCATGCCCGGGTCGGTCAGCTGATTCACCTTCACGCGCACCCAGGCGTCCAGACCGTCGCGGGCGTGCGCGGCCTCGCGGTCCAGCAGCGCCTCGAAGCCTGTGCGGGCCGTGTCCGGCGCGACCAGCAGGTGCGTGTATTCGGCTTCGGCGTAGCCGGTCAGGTGGTTGAACAGCTCCGCGACGTCCGCGCCCAGATCCGGGTTGGCGGACAGCAGGCTCAGGTCGGTGTACAGCCGCGCGGTCTTCGCGTTGTAGTTCCCGGTGCCGATGTGCACGTAGCGGCGCAGGCCACCGTCCTCGCGGCGGACGATCATGGTGACCTTCGCGTGGGTCTTCAGGCCCGCCACGCCGTACACGACGTGCGCCCCGGCCCGCTCCAGTTTGCGCGCCCAGGAGATGTTGCGCTGTTCGTCGAAGCGCGCCTTGAGTTCGATCAGCGCCACGACCTGCTTGCCGTTCTCCGCGGCCGTGCGCAGCGCCGCGAGCAGGCGGGGATCATCCCCGGTGCGGTACAGCGTCTGCTTGATCGCCAGCACCTGCGGGTCACGGCTGGCCTCCTCCAGGAAATCGAGGATGTTCGTGAACCCGTCGTACGGGTGGTGCAGCAGCACGTCCCCGTCGCGCAGCGTGTCGAAGATGCCGCTGTCCTCGTCACCGTCGAGGTCCGGCACGGCGGGCGCGAACTCCGGGAAGCTCAGGTCCGGGCGTTTCACCGGCAGACCCATCAGGTCCGCCGAGCCGAGCGGGCCGTCGAGCAGGAAGATATCCTCCGGCGCGAGCCGCAGCCGCTCCTGCAGGAAGGCCGTGATGCCCGGCGGGGTGTCGCGCATGACCTCCAGCCGCACCGCCGACCCGAAGCGCCGCCGCCGCAGGCCGTCCTCGATGGTGGCGAGCAGATCCTCGGCCTCCTCCTCCTCGAACTCGTAGTCGGTGTTGCGGGTCACGCGGAACGCGTGCGCGGCCAGCACGGTGCGGCCCTTGAACAGTTCGCCGATGTGCGCGGCGATCACGTCCTCCAGCAGCAGGATCGTGTTGGCGATGCACACCGCGCGCGGCAGCACCCCCACCGGCACCTTCACCCGCGCGAATTCCGGGTCCTCCCCGTCGCCGCCCTCCAGCAGCACCGCGAGGTTCAGGCTCAGGTTGCTCAGGTACGGAAACGGGTGGCTGGGGTCCACGACCAGCGGCGTCAGAACCGGCTGGATCTCCGCGAGGTAATGTTCGCGCAGCTGCGCCCGCGCCCGCTTGCCCAGGTCCGACACCCGCGCGAAGCGCACGCCCGCCGCGTTCAGGTCACGCAGGGTCTTGCGGGTCACCCGTTCGATCTCGCGCAGCATGCTCTGCGTCCGCTCCCGCACGAGCGCCAGCGTCTCGCGGGGCAGCAGGCCGTCCGGGCCCGGCGTGTTCACGCCCGCCGCGATCTGGCGGTGCACGCCCGCCACGCGCACCATGAAGAACTCGTCGAGGTTGCTGCCGCAGATCGCCGCGTACTTCAGCCGCTCCAGCGGCGGGTTGCGCTCGTCCCGCGCCTCGGCCAGCACCCGCTCGTTGAACGCCAGCCACGACAGCTCGCGGTTCAGGAACGGACTCTCGGGGTTGGCGACCGCGCTGTGGGTCCGCACGTCGCCCCCTCCGGGTTCCTCCTTCCGCCGCGGGCGGCCACGAGAGGAAACGGAACGGGCAGGCAGGGACTTTTCAGCAGGCACAGTCATGACTCCTTGAGCAGTAAACGGGGTGAAGGTCAGCGGGCCGTCACCGCATTACAGCACGGCCCACCCACACGCGCCCCCTCACCGCGCCCACCGGGCCACCGACAGGCTCAGGCCACGGGTTCGGGCCGCGCCTGCGGGACGTCCTCGATCTCTTCCGCGTCCCCGGCCTCCTGCGCGGCGAGCATCACGTCCCGGAAGGCCCGCACCGCCTCCTGCAGGAACGACAGGTACCGCGGCAGGGCCGCCACGAACTCCTGCGGCTGCGCGTGTAGCACCTCCACGCCCGCCCACACGTCGCCGTCCACGGTGTGCAGCTTCACCAGCTTCGCCTCACGGTTCACGGCGTCACACGCGAACAGCGCCTGCCCGTACTCCTCGTCGGACTCCAGCGCCCAGAAGTTGGGGAACAGCAGGTGGTAGAACGTCGCGTCGTCCCCCTGCACGGGCACGTAGTACTGCCCGCCCTCGAACATGAACGCCAGCCCGGACTCCGCGTCGGCCTGCACCGCGAAGCCCAGCGCCCCCAGCGCGTCCCGCACCGCCGCCAGCCCCTCGGGCAGCGTCACCGCTGGCCGGGGCGGGGGGGCGACCTTCACGACCTTCTTCTTCACCGTCTGCGCAGCCATGTCACTCCTCCAGTCCACACCCGCCCACGCCGGGGCGGATGGACTTCTCAGTTAGGTCGGTTCGCCTCGTCCGAGTACAGCTCCTGCGGGAATTCCTCCGCGAGGAACGTCATGTACCGCATGTTCAGCAGGTGCCGCGTCGCCACCCGCTCGAACGCCGCGCCGTTCTCCTCGGTCTTCGCGTTCCCGAACCCGTACTCACCCACCACGAACGTCCCGTCCGGCCGGAAGTACGCAATCGCAGACCCGGCCGGATCACGGAAGTTCCAGCCGCTGTCCGCCGCGTTCCCCGGCTCCCGCACCAGCTGCGCGAGCCGCTCCTGAATCCGCACGTACCGCCCGTCATCCAGCGCGGCGTGACGAAAGCCACGCGTCGCCGTCTCGACCATATACCCGAAGCGCCACCCGAAGAACCGCACGTCGAAGCGCAGCGGCCCCGACGCGAGCAGGATCGACGTCGCATCCCGGCTCAGTTCCTCGGCCTGGTACTTCTTGCGCATGAACACCGCGAACGCATCCGACACCGTCGGGTACACGTTGAAGCCCTCGCCGTAATGGAAGCCGCCCAGCCACTGCGACACGCTGGGCCGCACAGCCTCCGTGAACGGCAGCCCCAGGTACGCCCGCGCCGCCATCACGCCCTCTTCCAGCATGAACAGCGCCACGTCGATCAAGGTGTCGGCCCGGAACTGCCGGTCGAAACCTGCCGACTCCACGCCCAGCACCAGCTCGCCGGACACCGGATCGAACAGCGCCCGCACCCCCGCGCACGTCGAGCACACGTGATCGATGCAGCGGTACGCGAACGCCTTCTCCGCCACCGACCCCGCCCGCAGAATGTTGCACTCCGGCACCCGCGTCGTCAGAGACAGACCGAGCGCATTGCGGATGAATGGCGCCTCGACATGAATTCCCCGGTAGTCGAATTGAACGTCCTCGGTCTCTTCATCCATCTGGTAGTTCGAGAGAGTGTCATCGAGTTTCGCCATCTCATGCATGACCAGATTGGCCGAGAGGCGCATCTCCCCCACCTCGACACCCTGGCGCAGATGCGGTTCCGCCTGCTTCTTCCTGAACAGGCCGAACATCAGTCTCCGGCCTTCATGTTCGCCTGCTTGCTCATGTCATCCACGATGTCGTCCGGGTTCAGGCTGGGGAAGACTTCCTTGAGGATGTCCTCGGCGACCTTCAGCAGGCCATTGGCCTCTTCCTCGGTGGCTTTCTTCTTAGGCTTCTCGTCCTGCTCGCCCTTGAGTTCCTTCGCCTTGGCCTTCACGGGCGCGGCGATGGCCGACTCGGCGGCCTTGCTGAGGACCTCGTCCACGGCCTCGGATCCCACGGTGACCACCGACGCCAGCGGCGTGGTGCTGCGCAGCGCCTGGATCACCTTGCCGTACTTCTCGATCCGCTCGTTGATCGGCACGCGGGCCGGGGTGGTCAGCGCCATGCCCAGCCGCTCGAACGCGCCCCTGTCGGCAGCGTTCTTCCCGAAGTACCGCTCCATGGCCTTCTTCGACGCGTTCAGCGCCTCGGTCTTCATGGCCAGCGTCTGGAGGTTTGTGGACGGATGGCGAGCGACGAACGTCTCGGCCTGACGGGTCAGCAGGTCGGCGGCCTTCGTCACCTCCTGATCGGCACGCAGTTGCGCGTCACGCTTGATACTCTGCCTCATCTGGTCACTTATCGCAGCGCTGTTTCCACTCCGGCGTGCCAGCAGGGCCGCCTCGGTGTCCTGCGCGACCTTGTCCCGCAGGCGTTTCTCGGCCAGGGCGCGGGCGTGAGCGACTTCCGCCCCGTACGTCAGGGGGGCGCCCTGCTCGGCCAGGGCCTTGAAGTCCGCCTGGACGCTGCCGTGGCGGCCCAGCAGGCGCGAGAGGTCCTTGTTCAGGTCGTGGCTGGCGTCCGTCCAGACCTTGTTCAGGTGCGTGCGGATGGCGGTGCCGCTGGCGCGGAATTCCACGATGGCCTTGGCGACGTGCCCGTCGGGATTGCGGGCGATCAGGTCGTCGAGGCGCTGGACGGTGGTTTCCTTGAGGTGCCGGGCGTGCCGGGCGACGCTGGTCTGGCTGATCTTGCCGCCCAGGGTGGCCTTCCAGGCGTCCACGCGGTCGGCGGCCTTGACGCGGCCGTTCGTGAGTTTGCGGCTGAGGGTGTTCCCGGCGCCGTCCACGGCGTCCCTCAGCTTCCGGGCGGCTTTCAGGATGGGGCTCTGGCGGACGTGGTTGCGCAGGCCCGTCAGGAGGGTGCGGTCGAGGGTGCGCAGGCCCTGCACGCCCTTGCGGACGGTGCCGGTGATGGCGTCTGCGCCCTTGCTGGCGAGTTTCCGGAGGGTGGGCGTCTGGGCTTTCAGGTACGCGCGGGCCTGCCGGGCGCGGCGGGTGGTCATGACGCGGACCTTGCGGGCGGCGTAGCCGACCTTCGCGGAGGCGTTGCCGGCGGCGGTCGTGACGGCATTCTTGACGTTGGTGGCGGCGCGGGCCACGGGTTGCGTGAGGTACTTCTGCGCCAGTCGCCCGGCGTTCTTCAGGACCGTTTTCGCACCGGCAGGCAGGACGCGCCGGGCGAGTTTCGCGGCGGCCTTCCCGCTTCCTTTCACGGCGCCCTGTGCGAGGTGCGCCAGTCCCCGCGCGGCGGGCGTGAGCCCCTTGCCGAGAGCGCGGCCCACGCCGACGACGGCCTTCCCGGCGAACTTGAATACGGGGCCGCCCACGCTGCCCACGATGGCGTCCACGGCGATGCTCCTGGCGGTGACGCCCTGGAAGGCGGCGCGCTCCTTGAACGTGTACTTCTTGTCCTTCTGCGCCTTGGCTTTCGCGGCGGCGTTGAAGACCTTGTTTTCCACGACCTGCGCGGCGATGCCGCCCCCGGCGCTGATCCCGGCCGCCAGGGCCAGCGCGGGCGCCGTGAGTGCCCCGCCGGTGGCGACGGTGACAGCCGCGACGGCGGTCAGGGCGACGCCCTTCCAGAATTTCGCCTTGCCTTCCGGCGTGGCGTACCACTTCCGGAACTGCTCGACCTTGGCCCCGGCGAACTTCCCGACGGCTTTCGCGCCATTGATGACCCCCTTGACTGGGTTCTTCACGAAGCCGGCGGCGCCCTTGACGACCTTCTTCGCGCCCTCCAGCAGGCCCGGCAGGTTCTTCGCGGCGCTGGCGTGCAGGCCGGTCAGCTGCTTGCGGAAGAACCCCATGACCCCCCCGGCCTCGCGGGGCGGCGCGGCGGGACGACCCGTGACCTTCAGGTTCGGTGTTGGCAGCGTCCTGGGTGTGGTTTTGCGCGCGCCGGGCGGCAGTTGCGGCCCGATCATCGGCGCGGCCTTCACGCCCCTGCGGGGCGCGGCAGGCGTGCGCCCCACCTTCAGCGGGGCAGGCTGAGCGGGACGCGCGGCGGTCTTGGCGGTGGGCTGTTTCGGCTTGGCCTTCTGGCCCTTGCGTTGCGGTTGTTCGAGCATGACGGCACCTGCTGGAATCGAATCGGGGGACAGCGCGGCAGAGTGGACACGCCAGTCTAGAGGTGACCACCCGTTCACACAAACGGAAATGACCGGCCATGCAGACCGGTCAACCCTCCATGAAGCCGCGCTGCTCTGCCGCGTTACGCCTGTGCGCCGCCCGGCACGATCCGCGAGGCGTCCACACCCAGGCGGTCCAGCGCCGACTGCCAACGCTCCTCGGCGGGCACATCCCACAGCAGATCCGGCGTGGACTGTTCCACCCACACCCACGTCCCCTCGCGCGCCTCCTCGGTCAGCTGGCCCGGACCCCACCCGGCGTACCCCAGCACCAGCATGAACGGCTGCCCGCTACGCTCCACCGCCCGCAGCACATCCAGACTACTGGACACCGTCAGGCCCGGCAGAAGGCGCAGTTCGCCCTCCATGTCCACCGGCTGCGCGTACAGACACCAGCCCAGCGTCGGGTCCACCGGACCGCCCAGCCACGCCACCTCCGGGTGCCCCGTCAGTTCCGGCATCAGCTCCTGCACGCTCTGGGTCATGGGCGCGTTCACGATCAAGCCCATCGCGCCCTTCGTGTCGTGCTCCAGCAGCAGGATCACGGTTCCCTCGAACAGGCTGCCGCGCAGGTGCGGGCTGGCCACCAGGAACGTCACGGGCGCACTCATACCGACAGGATAGCGCGACCCACGCGGGCATTCAGGCCCATTCAGTATGTGATGCGGCGCGTGATGGTCATGAACGTCTGCCCCTGCATGGTCCCGACCTGCCGCACCCAGTTGCCCCGCGCGTCGTACTCGATCCGCCACTGTTCCTGCACGTCTCCCAGGTCGGCCATCTCGATGTGCGTCACGCGCCCGGCCGCATCGGTGGTCAACAGCACGGCTGGAAGGGTCTGCCCGTTGGCTGTCTCCTCGACTCGGATGCCTGAGCCGCCCGGGGCGTAGATGTAGGTGGACTGCCGCGTGTTTCGCAGCCCCGACCCGGGGAGGGTCGCGACGATCTCCCTGCTGATCAGGCGGCCTTCCGTGTCAAGTTGTGCGGCGGTCACCTGACTGATGAGCCCGGCGCGGGTGACTCGCTCCACCACCTGCCGTTTCGCTGCGGAATACGTGCAGCTGACCTGTTCCTTCATCGCCTGGAGGGTCTGGTCCTCCCAGACGCCGCTGTAGGCGGTCAGCCGCCCCTGAGTGTCGAAGGTCAGCGTGATCGGCTCGCGCGGCTGCTTCTGCAACTGCGCGAGCGTGACACTCCTCCCGCTGAACACGCCCTCCAGGCCGACCCAGGCACGTTGGTACCCGGCCTGGCCGGTCAGGGTGAGCAGCGTCCAGGTCTGGTCACCGGGAGCGCGGGTCTGCACCTGCGTCATCCGGCTGCCCTGGAAGGTGAACGTGCGCGTGGTGGTGCGGGCGGGTTCGTCCGGCGCGGCAGGGTCGGAGACGCGACGTTCCTCGGTGACCTGACGGGGCGCGCCCTGGAAGCGGGGCAGCAGCGTACGGTCCTCGCCCGGCACGTCGTAACAGTACGCGGCGTGGGCAGTGGTCAGGGTGGTCAGGAGGAGCAGGGGGAGCAGGCGGCGCATGTCCTGGCAGGATAGTGCGATGGCGTGCGCGCGGCGTGCAAAAAAACTCCCCGTCCGGCGTGGACGGGGAGCAGCGGGAAGTTCGGTTACGCGCGGGCGTCGCTGCGGCGGGCGCTCTTGCGTTTGGGGGCGGGGAGGGTGGGGGCGGGGCTGCCGTCACGGGGCGTCTCAAGGGCTTTCAGGCCGCCGACGAGGGCCACGTCCAGCACCTGATCCACGGTCTCGCAGGGGTGGAAGCGCATGGTGGTGCGCAGGTGCAGGGGGATGTCGCGCAGGTCGCCCTCGTTGGCCTTGGGCAGGATGATGTGCTTGATGCCGGCGCGGCGGGCGCCCAGCACTTTCTCTTTCAGGCCGCCGATGGGCAGGTAGCGGCCGGTGAGGGTCATCTCGCCGGTCATGGCGACGTCGTGGCGGGCGGGGATGCCGGTCAGGGCGCTGATGAGGCTGGTGACCATGGCGCCACCGGCGCTGGGGCCTTCCTTGGGGATCGCTCCGGCGGGGACGTGCACGTGGATCTCGCTGTCGTCGATGCGGGCTTTGTCGATGTGGAAGCGTTCGGCGTTCGCCTTGATGTACGTCAGGGCGGCGCGGGCGCTTTCTTTCATGACGTCGCCGAGCTGGCCGGTCAGGACGAGGCCCTTGCCGGGGCTGGTGCTGGTCTCGACGAACAGGATGTCACCGCCGACCGGGGTGTAGAACATGCCGGTCGAGACGCCGACCATGTCTTCCTTGCCTTCGGTTTCGGGGATGTGGCGGGCCTGCCCGAGGTACCGGTCGAGTTCCTTGTCCGTGACCTTGACGCGTTTGACCTCGCCGGTGGCGACGCGGCGGGCGACCTTGCGGGCGACCGTGCCGATCTCGCGTTCCAGGTTGCGCACACCGGCCTCGCGGGTGTAGTGGCTGATGAGTTTTTCCAGCGCGGAATCGGTGAACGCGATCTGGTTGGCTTTCAGGCCGTTCGCCATGAGCTGGCGGGGCAGCAGGTAGCGTTTGGCGATCTCGAGTTTTTCCTGCTCGATGTAGCTGTTGAAGTCGATGACTTCCATTCGGTCCATCAGCGCCGGGGGGATCTGCTCGGGGTAGTTGGCGGTGGCGATGAACATGACCTCGCTCAGGTCGAACGGCACGCCGAGGTAGTGGTCGGTGAAGTGCTGGTTCTGCGAGGGGTCGAGCACTTCCAGCAGGGCCGCCGAGGGGTCGCCCTGGTAGGAGCTGCCGAGCTTGTCGACCTCGTCGAGGAGGATGACGGGGTTCTTGGTGCCCGCGGTGCGGATGCCCTGAATGAGGCGGCCGGGCATCGCGCCGATGTACGTGCGGCGGTGCCCACGGATGTCGCTCTCGTCGCGGGCGCCGCCCAGGGCGATGCGGACGTATTTGCGGCCCAGCGCCTTGGCGATGCTCTGCGCGATTGACGTCTTGCCGACACCGGGAGGGCCGGTGAACACCAGGATCGGGCCCTTGTTGACGTCCTCGGCGCTCAGTTCGCCGCGTTCGGCGCGTTCCTTGCGCAGGCGGCGCACGGCGAGGAATTCCAGGACGCGGTCCTTGACCTTCTCCAGGCCGTAGTGGTCGTCGTCGAGGATCTGGGAGGCCTGCATGACGTCCAGCTGGTCGTCGCTGCGGGTGTTCCAGGGCAGTTCGGTGATCCAGGTGAGGTACGTGCGGATGACGCTGGCCTCGGCGGCGTCGGGGTGCATGCGCGCCAGGCGGTTCACTTCGCGGTCGATGTCCTTGCGGACCTCGGGGCGCAGGTCGAGGGTGTCGAGCTTGGCGCGGAAGGCTTCGGCCTCGTCGCCGTCCTCGCCGTCCTCGCCGCCCTGGAGTTCCTTCTGG is a window of Deinococcus grandis DNA encoding:
- a CDS encoding 30S ribosomal protein S1 produces the protein MEDNTQTPAQQGGTQPTTGTTPSTPTPVEEREYPAMTMEDILASEAQEPQNVSRGDIVDGTIVFIGQEGIAVDIGAKVEGIIPLNQLGDEPVTLEQAQEMYKSGEQIEAYVVRVDLPNSQIVLSKKRADQDKGWRVLEKMQEAEEAFEVEVLEKVRGGLVAQVEGIRAFLPASQVDTRRVNDLDPYVGKPLMVKLIELNRKRNRVIISHRAILEAQKAQAREATVGQLEAGAQFEGEVVEITDFGVFVNLGGIDGLVHRSELTYGRFNHPRDVVKVGDKVQVQVMDVDNDRERINLSMKALTQDPWEGATDRYSIGQKVTGKVTNLTNFGAFVELESGLEGLVHVSEMSWTKRVRHPNEVMKEGDEVEAVILRIDPKDRRISLGIRQTTDDPWSALPDRYPPGTPVKGKITGMTDFGVFMEIEEGIEGLIHISELDLNRVNNPADLFKKGDEIEAVILNIDPVEQRASLSRRRFLGGGAAPTQRDYVSQGGGARSDRYSGGQGGQRGGGRRREGGADYAYNAKDAQQGGKISTKLGDVYADLFAQFGLGGDKKTEEEQG
- the ppk1 gene encoding polyphosphate kinase 1 translates to MTVPAEKSLPARSVSSRGRPRRKEEPGGGDVRTHSAVANPESPFLNRELSWLAFNERVLAEARDERNPPLERLKYAAICGSNLDEFFMVRVAGVHRQIAAGVNTPGPDGLLPRETLALVRERTQSMLREIERVTRKTLRDLNAAGVRFARVSDLGKRARAQLREHYLAEIQPVLTPLVVDPSHPFPYLSNLSLNLAVLLEGGDGEDPEFARVKVPVGVLPRAVCIANTILLLEDVIAAHIGELFKGRTVLAAHAFRVTRNTDYEFEEEEAEDLLATIEDGLRRRRFGSAVRLEVMRDTPPGITAFLQERLRLAPEDIFLLDGPLGSADLMGLPVKRPDLSFPEFAPAVPDLDGDEDSGIFDTLRDGDVLLHHPYDGFTNILDFLEEASRDPQVLAIKQTLYRTGDDPRLLAALRTAAENGKQVVALIELKARFDEQRNISWARKLERAGAHVVYGVAGLKTHAKVTMIVRREDGGLRRYVHIGTGNYNAKTARLYTDLSLLSANPDLGADVAELFNHLTGYAEAEYTHLLVAPDTARTGFEALLDREAAHARDGLDAWVRVKVNQLTDPGMVEALCRAAQAGVRVELIIRGVCCLRPGVPGLSQNVRVRSLLGRYLEHARVYAFGNGGSPEVYFGSADWMSRNLDRRVEVIAPVLDDRHREAFLSILDTEWADTRGSWELNADGEYMKIPGDFSAQGTFAAARHPL
- a CDS encoding YqgE/AlgH family protein — its product is MSAPVTFLVASPHLRGSLFEGTVILLLEHDTKGAMGLIVNAPMTQSVQELMPELTGHPEVAWLGGPVDPTLGWCLYAQPVDMEGELRLLPGLTVSSSLDVLRAVERSGQPFMLVLGYAGWGPGQLTEEAREGTWVWVEQSTPDLLWDVPAEERWQSALDRLGVDASRIVPGGAQA
- the lon gene encoding endopeptidase La, with translation MPTNTLPSNVPVCPVRGSVIYPTMVQHIDASRALSIGAIEAAMASDKVILIVSQRDKDIDDPKGSDLYDVGTACNVLRVRKNPDGTVQMLVSAVARVRATNYQRGDHLSADITPLAAEADDTVELQALGRELRERFDALASGGKLNAETVQTIHSKEDLGEMADHIAFNLDFKLDDKQALLELPSLTGRIRKLLTLLDTEKEVQEVQAKIRAQVKEEIDKNQREYYLREQMKVIQKELQGGEDGEDGDEAEAFRAKLDTLDLRPEVRKDIDREVNRLARMHPDAAEASVIRTYLTWITELPWNTRSDDQLDVMQASQILDDDHYGLEKVKDRVLEFLAVRRLRKERAERGELSAEDVNKGPILVFTGPPGVGKTSIAQSIAKALGRKYVRIALGGARDESDIRGHRRTYIGAMPGRLIQGIRTAGTKNPVILLDEVDKLGSSYQGDPSAALLEVLDPSQNQHFTDHYLGVPFDLSEVMFIATANYPEQIPPALMDRMEVIDFNSYIEQEKLEIAKRYLLPRQLMANGLKANQIAFTDSALEKLISHYTREAGVRNLEREIGTVARKVARRVATGEVKRVKVTDKELDRYLGQARHIPETEGKEDMVGVSTGMFYTPVGGDILFVETSTSPGKGLVLTGQLGDVMKESARAALTYIKANAERFHIDKARIDDSEIHVHVPAGAIPKEGPSAGGAMVTSLISALTGIPARHDVAMTGEMTLTGRYLPIGGLKEKVLGARRAGIKHIILPKANEGDLRDIPLHLRTTMRFHPCETVDQVLDVALVGGLKALETPRDGSPAPTLPAPKRKSARRSDARA